One region of Etheostoma spectabile isolate EspeVRDwgs_2016 chromosome 21, UIUC_Espe_1.0, whole genome shotgun sequence genomic DNA includes:
- the LOC116671134 gene encoding uncharacterized protein LOC116671134 isoform X1: MKAHWWSCVLGLLCMPASVMLSTWTGECEFSQDPSSISLMRVNSSAKITCSTSLPDPLGLYLQSGFHDIRDIVFLSLENGLVTKNTTDPEFAGRINVAPDQQIREGHGFTLQLSLLGEEDTNVYYCSWRYFKSETANIETLPSIGTVIIVKESYPHIQCGDHIWDLLLIAFSVTAFTVLLFLFVRGIVRRKRVSTTSTSHLGQNSHIQYMHITLAHACTM; encoded by the exons ATGAAGGCCCACTGGTGGAGCTGTGTGTTGGGATTACTCTGCATGCCTGCTAGCGTAATGCTCAGCACCTGGACaggtgagtgtgagt TTTCACAAGATCCCTCGTCCATCTCTCTAATGAGAGTCAACTCATCTGCTAAGATCACATGCTCCACGTCCTTGCCTGATCCCCTGGGTTTGTACCTGCAGAGCGGCTTTCACGACATAAGGGACATCGTGTTCTTGTCCTTGGAGAACGGACTAGTCACCAAGAATACTACAGATCCAGAATTTGCAGGCCGAATTAACGTGGCACCAGACCAGCAGATCCGGGAAGGCCACGGGTTTACCCTGCAGCTGTCTCTGCTGGGGGAGGAGGACACAAACGTGTATTACTGTAGCTGGAGATACTTCAAATCAGAGACGGCGAATATTGAAACGCTGCCCAGCATTGGCACCGTTATCATTGTCAAAG AGAGTTATCCACATATCCAATGCGGGGATCACATTTGGGATCTTCTCTTGATTGCCTTTAGTGTGACAGCATTCACTGTCCTTTTATTCCTCTTCGTTAGAGGGATTGTGAGACGCAAACGAGTAAGTACTACTAGTACTAGCCATCTAGGCCAAaattcacacatacagtacatgcatatcACActtgcacatgcatgcacaatgTGA
- the LOC116671134 gene encoding uncharacterized protein LOC116671134 isoform X2, whose product MKAHWWSCVLGLLCMPASVMLSTWTVSQDPSSISLMRVNSSAKITCSTSLPDPLGLYLQSGFHDIRDIVFLSLENGLVTKNTTDPEFAGRINVAPDQQIREGHGFTLQLSLLGEEDTNVYYCSWRYFKSETANIETLPSIGTVIIVKESYPHIQCGDHIWDLLLIAFSVTAFTVLLFLFVRGIVRRKRVSTTSTSHLGQNSHIQYMHITLAHACTM is encoded by the exons ATGAAGGCCCACTGGTGGAGCTGTGTGTTGGGATTACTCTGCATGCCTGCTAGCGTAATGCTCAGCACCTGGACag TTTCACAAGATCCCTCGTCCATCTCTCTAATGAGAGTCAACTCATCTGCTAAGATCACATGCTCCACGTCCTTGCCTGATCCCCTGGGTTTGTACCTGCAGAGCGGCTTTCACGACATAAGGGACATCGTGTTCTTGTCCTTGGAGAACGGACTAGTCACCAAGAATACTACAGATCCAGAATTTGCAGGCCGAATTAACGTGGCACCAGACCAGCAGATCCGGGAAGGCCACGGGTTTACCCTGCAGCTGTCTCTGCTGGGGGAGGAGGACACAAACGTGTATTACTGTAGCTGGAGATACTTCAAATCAGAGACGGCGAATATTGAAACGCTGCCCAGCATTGGCACCGTTATCATTGTCAAAG AGAGTTATCCACATATCCAATGCGGGGATCACATTTGGGATCTTCTCTTGATTGCCTTTAGTGTGACAGCATTCACTGTCCTTTTATTCCTCTTCGTTAGAGGGATTGTGAGACGCAAACGAGTAAGTACTACTAGTACTAGCCATCTAGGCCAAaattcacacatacagtacatgcatatcACActtgcacatgcatgcacaatgTGA